One Anas platyrhynchos isolate ZD024472 breed Pekin duck chromosome 2, IASCAAS_PekinDuck_T2T, whole genome shotgun sequence DNA segment encodes these proteins:
- the TGFBR1 gene encoding TGF-beta receptor type-1 isoform X2, whose translation MALPATRPGWAPLRLAAAALLFPAAAALQCYCHLCTKDNFTCVTDGLCFTSVTRTADKVIHNSMCIAEIDLIPRDRPFVCAPSSRDGVITVPHCCDKDHCNKIELPIPTPGPTPGKPASNLGPVELAAVIAGPVCFVCISLMLILYLCHNRTVIHHRVPSEEDPSLDRPFISEGTTLKDLIYDMTTSGSGSGLPLLVQRTIARTIVLQESIGKGRFGEVWRGKWRGEEVAVKIFSSREERSWFREAEIYQTVMLRHENILGFIAADNKDNGTWTQLWLVSDYHEHGSLFDYLNRYTVTVEGMIKLALSTASGLAHLHMEIVGTQGKPAIAHRDLKSKNILVKKNGTCCIADLGLAVRHDSATDTIDIAPNHRVGTKRYMAPEVLDDSINMKHFESFKRADIYAMGLVFWEIARRCSIGGIHEDYQLPYYDLVPSDPSVEEMRKVVCEQKLRPNIPNRWQSCEALRVMAKIMRECWYANGAARLTALRIKKTLSQLSQQEGIKM comes from the exons CATTACAATGTTATTGCCATCTATGTACAAAAGACAACTTTACATGTGTGACAGATGGGCTTTGTTTTACCTCAGTAACACGGACTGCAGACAAAGTCATACACAATAGCATGTGTATAGCAGAAATTGATCTGATTCCCCGAGACAGGCCATTTGTTTGTGCACCGTCCTCCAGAGATGGAGTTATTACTGTGCCTCATTGCTGTGACAAAGACCACTGCAATAAAATAGAACTTCCAATTCCAACACCAG GTCCTACTCCAGGAAAACCAGCTTCTAATCTAGGACCTGTGGAACTGGCAGCTGTTATTGCCGGACCCGTCTGCTTTGTCTGCATTTCACTAATGTTGATTCTATACCTTTGTCATAACCGTACTGTGATTCATCATCGTGTGCCCAGTGAAGAAGATCCCTCGCTAGATCGTCCCTTTATATCAGAAGGAACTACTTTAAAGGATTTAATTTATGATATGACAACTTCAGGCTCTGGGTCAG GTTTACCTTTACTTGTGCAAAGAACAATTGCAAGAACTATAGTACTTCAAGAAAGCATTGGTAAGGGTCGCTTTGGAGAAGTATGGCGAGGGAAATGGAGAGGAGAAGAAGTTGCAGTGAAGATCTTCTCTTCAAGAGAAGAACGTTCATGGTTTCGAGAGGCAGAAATTTATCAAACAGTTATGCTACGACATGAAAACATTCTCGGATTTATAGCTGCAGACAATAAAG ACAACGGTACGTGGACTCAGCTGTGGTTGGTGTCAGACTATCATGAACATGGGTCGCTCTTTGATTACCTGAACAGGTATACAGTAACTGTGGAAGGAATGATAAAACTAGCTTTATCCACTGCCAGTGGCCTTGCTCATCTTCACATGGAAATTGTGGGCACACAAG gcAAACCAGCAATTGCCCACAGAGATTTGAAATCAAAAAACATATTGGTAAAAAAGAATGGAACGTGCTGCATTGCAGACCTAGGATTGGCAGTTAGGCATGATTCAGCTACAGACACAATTGATATTGCCCCCAACCACAGAGTAGGAACAAAAAG GTACATGGCACCTGAAGTTTTAGATGATTCCATaaatatgaaacattttgaatCATTCAAACGAGCAGACATCTATGCAATGGGATTAGTGTTTTGGGAAATAGCTCGGCGATGTTCAATCGGTG GAATCCATGAAGATTACCAGTTGCCATACTATGACCTAGTTCCTTCAGATCCTTCTGTTGAAGAAATGAGGAAAGTTGTTTGTGAGCAGAAGTTAAGGCCCAATATTCCAAACAGATGGCAGAGCTGCGAG GCATTACGAGTAATGGCGAAAATCATGCGGGAATGCTGGTATGCCAACGGAGCTGCTAGGCTAACAGCTTTGCgaattaagaaaacattatcACAGCTTAGTCAACAGGAGGGGATAAAGATGTAA
- the TGFBR1 gene encoding TGF-beta receptor type-1 isoform X1: MCIAEIDLIPRDRPFVCAPSSRDGVITVPHCCDKDHCNKIELPIPTPGPTPGKPASNLGPVELAAVIAGPVCFVCISLMLILYLCHNRTVIHHRVPSEEDPSLDRPFISEGTTLKDLIYDMTTSGSGSGLPLLVQRTIARTIVLQESIGKGRFGEVWRGKWRGEEVAVKIFSSREERSWFREAEIYQTVMLRHENILGFIAADNKDNGTWTQLWLVSDYHEHGSLFDYLNRYTVTVEGMIKLALSTASGLAHLHMEIVGTQGKPAIAHRDLKSKNILVKKNGTCCIADLGLAVRHDSATDTIDIAPNHRVGTKRYMAPEVLDDSINMKHFESFKRADIYAMGLVFWEIARRCSIGGIHEDYQLPYYDLVPSDPSVEEMRKVVCEQKLRPNIPNRWQSCEALRVMAKIMRECWYANGAARLTALRIKKTLSQLSQQEGIKM, from the exons ATGTGTATAGCAGAAATTGATCTGATTCCCCGAGACAGGCCATTTGTTTGTGCACCGTCCTCCAGAGATGGAGTTATTACTGTGCCTCATTGCTGTGACAAAGACCACTGCAATAAAATAGAACTTCCAATTCCAACACCAG GTCCTACTCCAGGAAAACCAGCTTCTAATCTAGGACCTGTGGAACTGGCAGCTGTTATTGCCGGACCCGTCTGCTTTGTCTGCATTTCACTAATGTTGATTCTATACCTTTGTCATAACCGTACTGTGATTCATCATCGTGTGCCCAGTGAAGAAGATCCCTCGCTAGATCGTCCCTTTATATCAGAAGGAACTACTTTAAAGGATTTAATTTATGATATGACAACTTCAGGCTCTGGGTCAG GTTTACCTTTACTTGTGCAAAGAACAATTGCAAGAACTATAGTACTTCAAGAAAGCATTGGTAAGGGTCGCTTTGGAGAAGTATGGCGAGGGAAATGGAGAGGAGAAGAAGTTGCAGTGAAGATCTTCTCTTCAAGAGAAGAACGTTCATGGTTTCGAGAGGCAGAAATTTATCAAACAGTTATGCTACGACATGAAAACATTCTCGGATTTATAGCTGCAGACAATAAAG ACAACGGTACGTGGACTCAGCTGTGGTTGGTGTCAGACTATCATGAACATGGGTCGCTCTTTGATTACCTGAACAGGTATACAGTAACTGTGGAAGGAATGATAAAACTAGCTTTATCCACTGCCAGTGGCCTTGCTCATCTTCACATGGAAATTGTGGGCACACAAG gcAAACCAGCAATTGCCCACAGAGATTTGAAATCAAAAAACATATTGGTAAAAAAGAATGGAACGTGCTGCATTGCAGACCTAGGATTGGCAGTTAGGCATGATTCAGCTACAGACACAATTGATATTGCCCCCAACCACAGAGTAGGAACAAAAAG GTACATGGCACCTGAAGTTTTAGATGATTCCATaaatatgaaacattttgaatCATTCAAACGAGCAGACATCTATGCAATGGGATTAGTGTTTTGGGAAATAGCTCGGCGATGTTCAATCGGTG GAATCCATGAAGATTACCAGTTGCCATACTATGACCTAGTTCCTTCAGATCCTTCTGTTGAAGAAATGAGGAAAGTTGTTTGTGAGCAGAAGTTAAGGCCCAATATTCCAAACAGATGGCAGAGCTGCGAG GCATTACGAGTAATGGCGAAAATCATGCGGGAATGCTGGTATGCCAACGGAGCTGCTAGGCTAACAGCTTTGCgaattaagaaaacattatcACAGCTTAGTCAACAGGAGGGGATAAAGATGTAA